The following are from one region of the Ictalurus furcatus strain D&B chromosome 11, Billie_1.0, whole genome shotgun sequence genome:
- the tgm5l gene encoding transglutaminase 5, like isoform X2, protein MEGLKLMNASLEEAQNHVWHKTEGLNSTSLVVRRGEPFKITLSFSGPYMLSKDHLMLRTELDCLYCDIPITSSKATSQSQWSAYFQQGMLDPSAPHKASVYVYSPPTAIVGVYQLHLLLMSRNGSHSCRVGQFTLLCNPWCTDDAVYLPKENQREEYVRNDFGLLYQGTAKNIIFRPWGFDQYESGILEICMMLLQVSNEHKKNQKSDYANRADPVYISRVISAMINSNDDCGVLQGNWSETYSNGVNPSEWTGSGSILKQWAKSGFRPVKYGQCWVFAAVMCTVMRVLGIPTRVVTNYNSAHDTNGNLVIEEYYTEKGEKLPRIRDSIWNFHVWVECWMKRRDLKAGFDGWQVVDPTPQEKSGEVYRCGPAPVKAIRERQLDMAYDAPFIYAEVNADVYVYIVRQTQVLGYTIETDRVGSLICTKSMGSNRPQDITSSYKHTKALQPSVRSTSPMPGPPLANNHGSAQGLSVELNLIQVPVVGENISFSVTVTNRGNIMKTVREYVNAQAKCYDHSPSDTFWEANNIIQLAPHGSKVLQHQISYSQYSALGNEQLVNLAAVIMDAATQERVLASEEFNFASPVIHIQVADEDAIIARRHQVAMVTFTNPFSVAVRGMLTVAGSGLLEDKVLINVALLQPRETMNNVVRFTPKMVGVKMLHASLRLDISHTVIRGFRTITVQPA, encoded by the exons ATGGAAG gtttGAAACTTATGAATGCTAGCCTGGAGGAAGCTCAGAACCATGTGTGGCACAAGACAGAAGGGCTGAACTCCACTTCTCTAGTAGTGAGGAGGGGAGAGCCCTTTAAAATCACACTGAGCTTCAGTGGACCTTATATGTTAAGCAAAGATCACCTTATGCTCAGAACAGAACTAG ATTGCCTTTATTGTGACATTCCCATCACTTCCTCCAAAGCCACATCTCAGTCCCAGTGGTCTGCCTACTTTCAGCAGGGCATGCTGGACCCCAGCGCCCCTCACAAGGcttctgtgtatgtgtacagtccTCCCACTGCTATCGTGGGAGTGTATCAGCTCCATCTGTTGCTCATGTCCCGCAATGGCTCTCACAGCTGTAGGGTTGGACAGTTCACCCTGCTCTGTAATCCTTGGTGCACAG ATGATGCTGTCTACTTACCTAAAGAAAACCAGAGGGAAGAGTATGTGAGGAATGACTTTGGCCTGCTGTACCAGGGCACGGccaaaaacatcatctttaGGCCATGGGGCTTTGATCAG TATGAGAGTGGTATCCTGGAGATCTGTATGATGCTGCTGCAGGTGAGCAATGAACACAAGAAAAACCAGAAGAGTGATTACGCTAATCGCGCTGACCCTGTTTACATCAGCAGAGTCATCTCAGCTATG ATAAATAGTAATGATGACTGCGGTGTGCTGCAAGGGAACTGGTCAGAGACTTACAGCAATGGTGTCAACCCGTCAGAGTGGACAGGCAGTGGAAGCATTCTGAAACAGTGGGCCAAATCTGGCTTCAGGCCTGTTAAATATGGACAGTGCTGGGTTTTTGCTGCTGTCATGTGCACAG TAATGAGAGTACTGGGAATCCCGACTCGTGTGGTCACCAACTATAACTCAGCTCATGACACTAATGGAAACCTGGTGATCGAGGAGTATTACACTGAGAAAGGGGAAAAGCTGCCACGTATTCGTGACAGCATCTG GAACTTTCACGTGTGGGTGGAGTGCTGGATGAAGAGAAGAGATCTGAAAGCAGGATTTGATGGCTGGCAGGTGGTCGACCCCACTCCACAGGAGAAAAGCGGAG AAGTATACAGGTGTGGTCCTGCCCCAGTAAAAGCCATTCGGGAGCGTCAGCTCGACATGGCCTATGATGCACCGTTCATCTACGCTGAAGTTAATGctgatgtgtatgtgtacattgTGCGCCAAACACAAGTACTGGGCTACACCATTGAGACGGACAGAGTGGGTTCTCTCATATGCACCAAGAGCATGGGATCCAACCGACCACAGGatattacttctagctacaaaCACACCAAAG CTCTACAGCCATCTGTCAGATCAACAAGTCCAA TGCCAGGACCTCCTCTAGCCAACAACCATG GATCAGCACAAGGTCTTTCTGTAGAGCTGAACCTCATTCAAGTGCCTGTGGTAGGAGAAAATATCTCCTTCTCAGTCACTGTGACTAATCGTGGCAATATTATGAAGACAGTGAGAGAATACGTCAATGCTCAGGCAAAGTGTTATGACCACAGTCCATCTGATACCTTCTGGGAGGCCAATAACATCATCCAGCTTGCTCCTCATGGAA GTAAAGTGCTACAGCACCAGATCTCATACAGTCAGTATTCAGCACTGGGGAATGAGCAGCTAGTCAATTTGGCAGCAGTCATAATGGATGCGGCCACTCAGGAGAGAGTCCTGGCTTCTGAAGAGTTTAACTTTGCCAGCCCAGTCATCCACATACAG GTTGCTGATGAGGACGCTATCATTGCCCGCAGACACCAGGTTGCTATGGTGACATTCACCAACCCATTCTCTGTGGCAGTGAGAGGCATGTTGACAGTAGCCGGTTCAGGCCTGTTGGAGGACAAAGTGCTCATCAA
- the tgm5l gene encoding transglutaminase 5, like isoform X1, with protein sequence MEGLKLMNASLEEAQNHVWHKTEGLNSTSLVVRRGEPFKITLSFSGPYMLSKDHLMLRTELDCLYCDIPITSSKATSQSQWSAYFQQGMLDPSAPHKASVYVYSPPTAIVGVYQLHLLLMSRNGSHSCRVGQFTLLCNPWCTDDAVYLPKENQREEYVRNDFGLLYQGTAKNIIFRPWGFDQYESGILEICMMLLQVSNEHKKNQKSDYANRADPVYISRVISAMVSNFSPSSPSSFLCLSPFFFCVLTVGFFEQINSNDDCGVLQGNWSETYSNGVNPSEWTGSGSILKQWAKSGFRPVKYGQCWVFAAVMCTVMRVLGIPTRVVTNYNSAHDTNGNLVIEEYYTEKGEKLPRIRDSIWNFHVWVECWMKRRDLKAGFDGWQVVDPTPQEKSGEVYRCGPAPVKAIRERQLDMAYDAPFIYAEVNADVYVYIVRQTQVLGYTIETDRVGSLICTKSMGSNRPQDITSSYKHTKALQPSVRSTSPMPGPPLANNHGSAQGLSVELNLIQVPVVGENISFSVTVTNRGNIMKTVREYVNAQAKCYDHSPSDTFWEANNIIQLAPHGSKVLQHQISYSQYSALGNEQLVNLAAVIMDAATQERVLASEEFNFASPVIHIQVADEDAIIARRHQVAMVTFTNPFSVAVRGMLTVAGSGLLEDKVLINVALLQPRETMNNVVRFTPKMVGVKMLHASLRLDISHTVIRGFRTITVQPA encoded by the exons ATGGAAG gtttGAAACTTATGAATGCTAGCCTGGAGGAAGCTCAGAACCATGTGTGGCACAAGACAGAAGGGCTGAACTCCACTTCTCTAGTAGTGAGGAGGGGAGAGCCCTTTAAAATCACACTGAGCTTCAGTGGACCTTATATGTTAAGCAAAGATCACCTTATGCTCAGAACAGAACTAG ATTGCCTTTATTGTGACATTCCCATCACTTCCTCCAAAGCCACATCTCAGTCCCAGTGGTCTGCCTACTTTCAGCAGGGCATGCTGGACCCCAGCGCCCCTCACAAGGcttctgtgtatgtgtacagtccTCCCACTGCTATCGTGGGAGTGTATCAGCTCCATCTGTTGCTCATGTCCCGCAATGGCTCTCACAGCTGTAGGGTTGGACAGTTCACCCTGCTCTGTAATCCTTGGTGCACAG ATGATGCTGTCTACTTACCTAAAGAAAACCAGAGGGAAGAGTATGTGAGGAATGACTTTGGCCTGCTGTACCAGGGCACGGccaaaaacatcatctttaGGCCATGGGGCTTTGATCAG TATGAGAGTGGTATCCTGGAGATCTGTATGATGCTGCTGCAGGTGAGCAATGAACACAAGAAAAACCAGAAGAGTGATTACGCTAATCGCGCTGACCCTGTTTACATCAGCAGAGTCATCTCAGCTATGGTGAGCAATTTTTCACCGTCCTCTCCTTCCTCTTTCCTGTGTCTGTCTCCGTTCTTTTTCTGCGTACTGACAGTGGGGTTTTTTGAGCAGATAAATAGTAATGATGACTGCGGTGTGCTGCAAGGGAACTGGTCAGAGACTTACAGCAATGGTGTCAACCCGTCAGAGTGGACAGGCAGTGGAAGCATTCTGAAACAGTGGGCCAAATCTGGCTTCAGGCCTGTTAAATATGGACAGTGCTGGGTTTTTGCTGCTGTCATGTGCACAG TAATGAGAGTACTGGGAATCCCGACTCGTGTGGTCACCAACTATAACTCAGCTCATGACACTAATGGAAACCTGGTGATCGAGGAGTATTACACTGAGAAAGGGGAAAAGCTGCCACGTATTCGTGACAGCATCTG GAACTTTCACGTGTGGGTGGAGTGCTGGATGAAGAGAAGAGATCTGAAAGCAGGATTTGATGGCTGGCAGGTGGTCGACCCCACTCCACAGGAGAAAAGCGGAG AAGTATACAGGTGTGGTCCTGCCCCAGTAAAAGCCATTCGGGAGCGTCAGCTCGACATGGCCTATGATGCACCGTTCATCTACGCTGAAGTTAATGctgatgtgtatgtgtacattgTGCGCCAAACACAAGTACTGGGCTACACCATTGAGACGGACAGAGTGGGTTCTCTCATATGCACCAAGAGCATGGGATCCAACCGACCACAGGatattacttctagctacaaaCACACCAAAG CTCTACAGCCATCTGTCAGATCAACAAGTCCAA TGCCAGGACCTCCTCTAGCCAACAACCATG GATCAGCACAAGGTCTTTCTGTAGAGCTGAACCTCATTCAAGTGCCTGTGGTAGGAGAAAATATCTCCTTCTCAGTCACTGTGACTAATCGTGGCAATATTATGAAGACAGTGAGAGAATACGTCAATGCTCAGGCAAAGTGTTATGACCACAGTCCATCTGATACCTTCTGGGAGGCCAATAACATCATCCAGCTTGCTCCTCATGGAA GTAAAGTGCTACAGCACCAGATCTCATACAGTCAGTATTCAGCACTGGGGAATGAGCAGCTAGTCAATTTGGCAGCAGTCATAATGGATGCGGCCACTCAGGAGAGAGTCCTGGCTTCTGAAGAGTTTAACTTTGCCAGCCCAGTCATCCACATACAG GTTGCTGATGAGGACGCTATCATTGCCCGCAGACACCAGGTTGCTATGGTGACATTCACCAACCCATTCTCTGTGGCAGTGAGAGGCATGTTGACAGTAGCCGGTTCAGGCCTGTTGGAGGACAAAGTGCTCATCAA